GGCTGCACACGCAGGTGCGAGCCGGACGATGGCCGGAGGAACTGACAACTTTCATGCACCGGCCATGGTGTCAGCGGCGGCATCAATAAACGTGCCGGGTGCCCCGCTTTCGCATCGGGCCGTGCTTTTCATTTCTTGTAACCAACTGATGTTTATCAGTTTTAATTATTCACCTGGTGAGGCCGCGAAAACTTGACTGAACACTCAGGCTAAATGCCAGGCAAGTTGTCCGAACTGTCAGGACTCAATCTGGTGCACTGCACTTTTTTTCATCGTGGGCGCTCAGCCGCAGCTCAACTTCAAGCGGCTGATTTCACATAGGAAATCTTGCTCATATTTCCAACCTGTCAAGTGCGTCAAAATGGTGAAGTGCCTCACCATTTTGGTGATTTATGATTTTTATCGTTATTTATCAGTCAGTTAAAACAGTCATAAGCTTATAAAAAATAATCTTGATCAATTGCAGAACTGCGACTAGCGTCTATTCCTGACAGCGCTGACAAGATTACGCATTTGGCACTGCAAACAATAAAACACTAGAACCGGCACAAGTCGGTCATGCCTGCGAGGAACTCGGAATGTCTCTGTTGATCCGTGGCGCCACCGTTGTTACCCATGATGAAAGTTACCGCGCCGATGTCTATTGCGCTGACGGCGTGATCAAAGCCATTGGTGAAAACCTTGATATTCCCGCTGGCGCCGAAGTGCTCGACGGCAGCGGCCAGTACCTGATGCCCGGCGGCATCGATCCGCACACCCACATGCAACTCCCGTTCATGGGCACCGTGGCCAGCGAAGACTTCTACAGCGGCACCGCAGCAGGCCTGGCCGGCGGCACCACGTCGATCATCGATTTCGTGATTCCCAATCCGCAGCAGTCGCTGCTCGAAGCCTTTCACCAGTGGCGCGGCTGGGCGGAGAAGTCGGCGTCGGATTATGGCTTCCACGTCGCGATCACCTGGTGGAGCGAGCAGGTGCGCGAGGAAATGGCCGAGCTGGTCAGCCATCACGGGATCAACAGCTTCAAGCATTTCATGGCCTACAAGAACGCGATCATGGCCGCCGACGACACGCTGGTGGCGAGCTTCGAACGCTGCCTGGAACTCGGCGCGGTACCGACCGTTCACGCGGAAAACGGCGAACTGGTCTATCACCTGCAGCGCAAGTTGATGGCCCAGGGCATCACCGGGCCGGAAGCGCATCCGCTGTCGCGGCCCTCGCAGGTGGAAGGTGAAGCGGCCAGTCGGGCGATCCGTATCGCTGAAACCATCGGCACGCCGCTGTATCTGGTGCATGTCTCGACCAAGGAAGCCCTCGACGAAATCACCTACGCCCGCAGCAA
This genomic window from Pseudomonas kribbensis contains:
- the hydA gene encoding dihydropyrimidinase, whose translation is MSLLIRGATVVTHDESYRADVYCADGVIKAIGENLDIPAGAEVLDGSGQYLMPGGIDPHTHMQLPFMGTVASEDFYSGTAAGLAGGTTSIIDFVIPNPQQSLLEAFHQWRGWAEKSASDYGFHVAITWWSEQVREEMAELVSHHGINSFKHFMAYKNAIMAADDTLVASFERCLELGAVPTVHAENGELVYHLQRKLMAQGITGPEAHPLSRPSQVEGEAASRAIRIAETIGTPLYLVHVSTKEALDEITYARSKGQPVYGEVLAGHLLLDDSVYQHPDWQTAAGYVMSPPFRPRGHQEALWHGLQSGNLHTTATDHCCFCAEQKAAGRDDFSKIPNGTAGIEDRMAVLWDEGVNTGRLSMQDFVALTSTHTAKIFNLYPRKGAIRVGADADLVLWDPQGTRTISAKTHHQQVDFNIFEGKTVRGVPSHTVSQGKVVWADGDLRAERGAGRYIERPAYPAVFDLLSKRAELHRPVAVKR